A DNA window from Vicia villosa cultivar HV-30 ecotype Madison, WI unplaced genomic scaffold, Vvil1.0 ctg.001121F_1_1, whole genome shotgun sequence contains the following coding sequences:
- the LOC131633365 gene encoding casparian strip membrane protein 2 produces the protein MSTNIDIQESSKDTKGKGVLVAAPARAGGWKKGIAIIDFILRLGAVAAALGAAASMGMSDQTLPFFTQFFQFEASYDSFTAFQFFVITMAIVAGYLVLSLPFSIVSIIRPHATGPRLFLIILDTVFLTLAAASASAAASIVYLAHNGNQDTNWLAICNQFGDFCAQTSGAVVSAFIAVVVLVLLVVMSALAIGKH, from the exons ATGTCAACCAATATTGATATTCAAGAATCAAGCAAAGATACTAAAGGAAAAGGTGTTTTAGTTGCAGCTCCTGCAAGGGCGGGAGGATGGAAAAAGGGTATAGCCATAATAGATTTCATTCTAAGGTTAGGCGCAGTTGCCGCCGCTCTTGGTGCCGCCGCATCGATGGGAATGAGTGATCAGACCCTCCCTTTCTTTACTCAGTTCTTTCAGTTTGAAGCTAGCTATGATAGCTTTACTGCCTTCCA GTTTTTTGTGATTACAATGGCAATAGTAGCTGGCTATTTGGTCTTGTCTTTACCTTTCTCTATAGTATCCATCATTCGCCCTCATGCAACTGGGCCAAGGCTTTTTCTCATCATCTTAGACACT GTGTTTCTTACTCTAGCTGCTGCTAGTGCTTCTGCAGCTGCTTCCATAGTTTACTTGGCACACAATGGAAACCAAGACACAAACTGGCTTGCCATTTGCAATCAATTTGGAGATTTCTGTGCACAGACAAGTGGAGCAGTTGTGTCAGCGTTTATTGCTGTGGTTGTTTTGGTTTTGTTGGTTGTGATGTCTGCTTTGGCTATTGGGAAACATTGA
- the LOC131633369 gene encoding casparian strip membrane protein 2-like yields MSTIIDVAESSNPRVNEKAALIASPQKPGGWKKGIAIMDFILRLGAIASSLGASITMATSDQILPFFTQFFQFEASYDSFTTFQFFVIAMAFVGGYLVLSLPFSIVTFIRPHATGPRLFLIILDTVFLTLATSCGASAAAMVYLAHNGNQDANWLAICNQFGDFCAQTSGAVVSSFVAVVVLLLLVVLSSLALGRH; encoded by the exons ATGTCAACCATCATTGATGTGGCAGAGTCAAGCAACCCTCGTGTTAATGAAAAGGCTGCTTTAATAGCATCCCCTCAAAAACCAGGAGGATGGAAAAAAGGCATAGCCATAATGGATTTCATTCTAAGGTTAGGTGCCATAGCATCTTCTCTTGGTGCCTCTATCACCATGGCAACTAGTGATCAAATTCTACCTTTCTTCACTCAGTTCTTTCAGTTTGAAGCTAGTTATGATAGCTTTACAACTTTTCA GTTTTTTGTTATAGCAATGGCATTTGTTGGTGGCTACTTGGTACTATCCCTACCATTCTCCATAGTAACATTCATTCGTCCCCATGCAACTGGACCAAGGCTTTTCCTCATCATCTTAGACACA GTGTTTCTTACCCTTGCAACTTCCTGTGGAGCTTCAGCTGCTGCCATGGTTTACTTGGCTCACAATGGCAATCAAGACGCAAACTGGCTTGCCATTTGCAATCAATTTGGAGATTTCTGTGCACAAACTAGTGGTGCTGTTGTCTCATCTTTTGTTGCTGTGGTGGTTCTTTTATTGTTGGTTGTTTTGTCCTCTTTGGCTCTTGGAAGACATTAG